A stretch of Fusarium poae strain DAOMC 252244 chromosome 2, whole genome shotgun sequence DNA encodes these proteins:
- a CDS encoding hypothetical protein (BUSCO:720at5125) yields the protein MSADREPPNQQATVKTSSTTSTAAPPGASAQDGHGASPSRSRPASPASPALSNTSTIDGEEEIESSPVLVTLQAPRLPERALQFLRTPPPETTQFGTASWGSPYPESDSNLRRRSVSSEGSDDSPIHHLDIETPFLRPIPDLLRSQSDPQGSSLSAAAAVLANRARRPTRGLTEDWIRTHTTEDPNDESRHWFSDGSGSEHSSLSGSEPGWLEEGEIRTPRATRRTRDVSREGSVHQPRARSSIETLRPGDSLSPKTGQNSSMATSEAAPATHDAASDRSEAAPTSEVPVAESIDKRIPNGTANGEPALPATPKKGIQKPLPKEPAPTPRLKKKVPWRGKNIMVLIPRDNGRGKPGNAPMPLRQDEIERMFASWGELGYDISGFDLEVEGYQVEGTADSQTRETWPDFDEVVKEREQRSFKVTLPDLDGWKKYEADLQEAKLRALGVSFGDDEPEPSPATTDLSRQPSAQYPPLPFSPPLPTSSASSNHGIPGFQPGHFTRPSTNSPGLSHGASPLSFGGMPGKFNPRQSISFPANSSPFGFQQPPPGWPGLNRHDSPSLMGMMSPHSPYGGPESPGMNLHQRHQSLQYPMMPHQQFSYLQPARNSPRLQEVREDEEEAPSKSPSMTPEPSQQQNTDTLQAEIDDAEYHLEEQLRNELEHEDYNPQPQNEQPTTYPDPFVPAQSHQPSTQFPVQERFANEQSKPLVLHHPRPHSRGHSLSQGYFRDHNENSVTADESNLTKFSSLNEIPESRKTDEAYEIETNPSNLGTPVQEIDFPGFGHQKNFSTTSNPWNDSGSASSGNKMDRRSSHVSKPSLSKLNVQAPEFKFNPTSSFTPGQFDFGSKSGSFQPGASSFEPTANTFEPTASAFQPGVGSFQPGANSFQPGASTFQPVASTFTPSASTFEPCNFQTANFEPAGFQPSVFQADTGFSGANMFSSPPSKQPSHVTPAKINVNAPSFSPGESAFSFSTTGPKFNVAAPTFTPNSDSFTSPASQGKHGSIFGSIDLSSNELQSNKKSKAVPIIRPSSRLSAKSEELEDQYDADGRPIADENRFKRARSSAPDGDDVPLFAEQPSEQAVSPQEIQQAAQDEHLPADTSMSSMLTSDQVDTKATTAAPSAAPSVASATENSWKPFEFESNQDMQSFNDARPFGEEDFRHSHEKPLSANAEAFKPGTSSYGEATQTEPEDEVSDVSPEASPVPARATSGIGASRFNTNQPPPRTSSKGLGASRFADPVKPAKGLAASRFAKSPTPEEKPLPPVPVEDDIVESVEEEEMPQLSATALPPGGRGSNEPTFEEIDAVMDQFFDNPTMGVNKSHESGQWQQSSPVRNLSAIANSSPYKLEPAGDDYAGDKASLTPREYHALSGSSAQPMPSTEIEDPFLDPPMVNTGDAGDGESLPASDWEGAFTEDEHDKLENRAQFFDGRVNQVVGNLLASRLEPMEKTLFSIQQVLATRARGTPSSRRDMRSISVELQQSDADDEDEEPIFRRSMSPRRDRRLDQIRIAVMEGLQAQQRSTLEASPAPVSAQATADTIPAAILEALAELKQQSRNNTSRDDVLKKMIQEAVQASVPAAKSEEAENSKITELQNKITDLEQRLYFEQTKVESEVSERRAAEDMAAELVRKLQTAETRIEVEIINRSVFDQRVVDLEERLRGAEELSEESTLARRAAEDKLTESRVHQETAAEEVVRLRELVEQRDHKLRSLEQANSKTSMRIALLEAAQNNAIQTQHEAIGKCKGMEVELKDVRQDNHHWRAEAERYDESARQKGAELNRALEDNQHMQKSLATLTIQLEENERIRESWRSKFVSLQEDMGRAAREIAEENARRIKKDQAMLARQEVLDARLQAEAKTRERLEIEMDRLQSNERSGMRANNECARLEGIIGELKTENYKLEQKAMRYQREFEEARESGLSEVKRTRMSLQTEIDAANNQVNYIREELEEQNSKLRAELDNVRLEVDTAKAQNEMLLEEAENTKTVELQELTRKHQNEIEDLQTRYERRVHNAQEDAHKAEQHLLERLSLSASKTEHLQDRILHLEDKLEIAKQAAAAAAQAAKSAGVDVNVHVPQPRRATRDLDPPERISPQALRESIMVLQEQLQAREQRIEELEQSLSKTDPEASTKITKRDDEITWLRELLAVRHENLQDIIAALQSDSFDRDAVKDAAIRLKANLQMEEQERERAMNGGSAINLPNIAQTIQNATPRVAQTIGPLAAAWGNWRKGNRSQPSLSSLSGVLSSPAPGRRAPPSRSNSTSKNKPQGGLMTPPASSTRQAPPVDNKPQPTAFASTGRRFPSQSHAPGRARGVSNTSYRAEQALVTPPPVESEDEPMTPPMMRTSGYDSDAQPGDFDDNDFFED from the exons ATGT CCGCTGACCGGGAGCCACCGAATCAACAGGCTACTGTAAAGACGTCTTCTACAACGTCAACAGCTGCTCCTCCTGGTGCATCCGCACAGGACGGTCACGGAGCTTCACCCTCTCGATCCCGCCCTGCCTCACCGGCCTCTCCTGCTTTATCGAACACTTCAACTATTGACGGCGAAGAGGAGATCGAATCCTCCCCCGTCCTTGTTACTCTTCAAGCTCCTCGACTCCCAGAAAGAGCTCTACAATTTTTGAGGACACCACCTCCCGAGACCACACAATTCGGCACTGCTAGCTGGGGCTCTCCTTATCCCGAATCGGATAGCAACCTTCGTCGTCGGAGCGTGAGCAGCGAAGGCTCAGACGATTCTCCAATTCATCATCTGGACATCGAGACCCCCTTTCTCCGTCCAATTCCTGATTTGTTACGGTCGCAGTCAGATCCACAGGGCTCTTCGCTGagtgccgccgccgccgttCTTGCAAACCGTGCTCGTCGACCGACCCGTGGACTTACTGAAGATTGGATCCGCACTCACACCACCGAGGATCCCAACGACGAGAGTCGACATTGGTTCAGTGACGGAAGTGGAAGCGAGCACTCTTCATTGAGCGGCTCCGAACCTGGTTGGCTGGAAGAGGGTGAAATTCGCACTCCACGAGCCACACGAAGAACAAGAGACGTGTCTCGAGAAGGATCTGTGCACCAACCTCGGGCCAGATCTAGTATCGAGACTCTCAGACCAGGGGATTCCCTAAGTCCCAAAACGGGACAAAACAGCAGTATGGCGACCTCCGAAGCCGCACCAGCAACGCATGATGCGGCGAGCGACAGGTCTGAGGCCGCCCCCACCTCGGAAGTACCTGTCGCAGAAAGTATAGATAAGCGTATCCCCAACGGCACTGCCAATGGGGAACCTGCGCTACCCGCAACGCCGAAGAAGGGTATACAGAAGCCACTTCCCAAGGAGCCTGCACCAACACCTCgattgaagaagaaggtaCCATGGAGAGGCAAGAACATCATGGTTCTTATTCCACGGGATAATGGACGAGGAAAACCTGGCAATGCGCCTATGCCTCTTCGCCAGGATGAGATAGAACGGATGTTCGCGTCTTGGGGAGAGCTCGGATACGATATTTCAGGGTTTGACTTGGAAGTCGAAGGCTACCAAGTAGAAGGCACAGCTGATTCTCAAACTCGAGAGACTTGGCCAGATTTTGATGAAGTGGTTaaagagagggaacagcGTAGTTTCAAGGTCACCCTTCCTGATTTGGATGGCTGGAAAAAGTACGAGGCAGATCTTCAAGAGGCCAAACTACGGGCACTCGGTGTATCTTTTGGCGATGATGAGCCTGAGCCCTCACCTGCTACGACAGATCTCAGTCGCCAACCGTCAGCTCAATACCCTCCGCTGCCCTTCTCCCCCCCTCTGCCAACATCGTCAGCCTCCAGCAACCATGGCATACCTGGATTTCAGCCTGGCCATTTCACACGACCATCCACAAATAGCCCCGGCCTATCACATGGCGCTTCGCCACTTTCCTTTGGCGGTATGCCCGGCAAGTTCAATCCCAGGCAATCTATATCGTTTCCTGCCAACAGCTCGCCTTTTGGTTTCCAACAGCCCCCACCAGGGTGGCCTGGCCTCAACCGCCATGATTCACCTTCTCTCATGGGCATGATGTCTCCCCATTCGCCTTATGGAGGACCAGAGAGCCCCGGCATGAATCTTCACCAACGTCACCAGTCTTTGCAATATCCCATGATGCCTCACCAGCAGTTCTCGTACTTGCAGCCTGCTCGCAACTCTCCTCGCCTGCAAGAAGTCCGagaagacgaggaagaagCCCCTAGCAAGAGTCCATCGATGACACCTGAGCCTTCCCAACAACAGAACACCGACACTCTGCAAGCCGAGATCGACGATGCAGAATATCACTTGGAAGAGCAGCTTCGTAATGAGTTGGAACATGAGGATTATAACCCACAGCCTCAAAATGAGCAGCCCACAACCTACCCGGATCCCTTTGTGCCTGCTCAAAGCCACCAGCCTTCTACTCAATTCCCCGTCCAGGAACGTTTTGCCAATGAGCAGTCCAAACCTCTTGTACTGCACCATCCTCGACCTCATAGCCGTGGCCATTCACTATCTCAGGGTTACTTCCGCGACCACAATGAGAACAGCGTCACTGCCGATGAGAGCAACCTCACCAAATTTAGCAGCCTCAACGAAATCCCCGAATCCCGTAAAACCGATGAGGCTTATGAGATTGAGACCAACCCCAGTAATCTTGGTACGCCCGTCCAGGAGATCGATTTCCCTGGATTTGGCCACCAGAAGAACTTCTCTACGACTAGTAACCCCTGGAATGACTCTGGCTCCGCCAGTAGTGGTAACAAGATGGATCGACGATCCAGTCATGTCAGCAAACCCTCGCTGTCCAAACTTAATGTGCAGGCACCGGAGTTCAAGTTCAACCCTACAAGTTCTTTTACCCCTGGCCAATTCGACTTTGGTAGCAAGAGTGGCTCTTTCCAACCGGGCGCTAGTAGTTTTGAACCTACCGCTAATACTTTCGAACCAACAGCCAGTGCATTCCAGCCTGGCGTAGGAAGTTTCCAACCTGGTGCGAACAGCTTTCAGCCAGGTGCGAGCACCTTCCAGCCCGTCGCAAGTACTTTCACGCCTAGTGCCAGCACCTTCGAGCCATGTAATTTTCAGACAGCCAACTTTGAACCAGCTGGTTTCCAGCCTTCTGTGTTCCAAGCCGACACCGGCTTTTCTGGTGCAAACATGTTTAGCTCTCCACCTTCGAAACAACCTTCCCACGTTACGCCGGCCAAGATTAATGTTAATGCGCCGTCTTTCTCACCAGGCGAGAGTGCTTTCAGTTTCTCTACTACGGGTCCGAAGTTCAATGTTGCTGCACCCACATTCACACCCAACTCTGATTCTTTCACTAGCCCGGCGAGTCAGGGCAAACATGGTAGCATCTTCGGAAGCATTGACCTCAGCTCTAATGAACTGCAATCGAACAAGAAGTCGAAGGCAGTACCAATCATTAGACCATCCAGTCGATTGTCTGCTAAATCGGAGGAGCTCGAGGATCAATACGACGCTGATGGCCGGCCAATTGCTGATGAGAATAGATTCAAGCGAGCACGCAGTTCTGCGCCTGATGGCGATGATGTGCCGTTGTTTGCAGAGCAGCCTAGCGAACAAGCTGTTTCGCCCCAAGAAATTCAACAAGCCGCACAGGATGAGCATCTGCCTGCCGACACATCCATGTCTTCTATGCTCACTTCTGATCAAGTCGATACCAAGGCTACCACCGCTGCTCCATCCGCGGCTCCTTCTGTTGCCTCCGCTACTGAGAACAGCTGGAAGCCTTTTGAGTTCGAATCCAATCAGGATATGCAAAGCTTCAATGACGCCCGCCCCTTTGGCGAAGAAGACTTCAGGCATAGTCATGAGAAGCCGTTGTCCGCCAATGCCGAAGCCTTCAAGCCGGGCACGAGTTCCTATGGGGAAGCCACGCAGACTGAGCCAGAAGATGAGGTGTCTGACGTTTCTCCGGAGGCTAGTCCCGTACCTGCCCGCGCTACTTCTGGTATTGGTGCTTCGCGATTCAATACCAACCAGCCTCCCCCAAGAACATCGTCGAAGGGACTTGGCGCTTCTCGTTTCGCCGATCCTGTCAAGCCGGCTAAGGGCCTGGCTGCCTCCAGATTCGCTAAGAGCCCTACCCCTGAGGAGAAGCCTCTCCCTCCTGTGCCTGTCGAGGATGACATTGTTGAATCggttgaagaggaagagatgcCCCAGCTTTCAGCTACTGCGCTGCCTCCTGGTGGTCGCGGCAGTAACGAGCCCACCTTTGAAGAAATCGATGCTGTCATGGATCAATTCTTTGACAACCCCACCATGGGGGTCAACAAATCTCATGAATCTGGTCAGTGGCAGCAGAGTAGCCCTGTTCGTAATTTGTCAGCTATTGCCAACTCCTCACCCTACAAATTGGAGCCTGCAGGCGATGACTATGCCGGTGATAAGGCCAGTTTGACTCCCCGAGAGTACCATGCCCTTTCAGGAAGCTCTGCCCAGCCCATGCCCAGCACGGAGATTGAAGATCCCTTCCTTGACCCACCCATGGTCAACACCGGTGATGCTGGCGATGGAGAGAGCCTGCCAGCTAGCGACTGGGAGGGTGCTTTTACCGAAGATGAGCATGATAAGTTGGAAAACCGCGCGCAGTTTTTCGACGGCCGTGTCAACCAAGTCGTCGGCAATCTGTTGGCGTCTCGTCTTGAACCCATGGAAAAGACGCTTTTCTCTATCCAACAAGTCCTGGCAACCCGTGCTCGTGGCACACCTTCGTCCCGTCGGGATATGCGCAGCATTTCTGTGGAACTTCAACAAAGTGACgccgacgacgaggatgaggagccTATTTTCCGTCGATCTATGAGCCCTCGCAGGGACCGCCGCCTCGACCAGATCCGAATTGCGGTTATGGAAGGTCTGCAGGCCCAGCAGCGCAGCACCCTAGAGGCTTCGCCAGCCCCTGTTTCTGCACAGGCTACTGCAGACACCATCCCTGCGGCTATTCTCGAAGCACTAGCGGAACTCAAGCAGCAGTCTCGCAACAACACTAGCCGCGATGATGTCCTCAAGAAGATGATCCAGGAGGCTGTTCAAGCTAGTGTACCTGCTGCTAAatctgaagaagcagaaaacTCAAAAATTACTGAACTTCAGAATAAGATCACCGATCTCGAACAGCGTCTTTATTTTGAGCAGACCAAGGTCGAAAGCGAAGTTTCTGAGCGACGTGCCGCCGAAGATATGGCAGCCGAGCTTGTGCGGAAACTTCAAACAGCCGAAACCCGCATTGAGGTTGAAATCATCAACCGTAGTGTTTTCGATCAGCGTGTGGTTGACCTTGAGGAGAGACTTCGAGGAGCCGAAGAACTCAGCGAGGAATCGACTCTTGCTCGTCGAGCTGCCGAGGACAAACTTACCGAATCCCGCGTTCACCAAGAGACCGCTGCTGAAGAGGTGGTTCGTCTTCGTGAACTTGTTGAGCAGAGGGATCACAAGCTGCGTTCTCTGGAGCAAGCGAACAGTAAGACTTCTATGCGTATCGCTCTTCTAGAGGCTGCTCAGAACAACGCTATCCAGACTCAGCACGAGGCTATTGGCAAGTGTAAGGGCATGGAAGTCGAGCTCAAGGATGTTCGCCAGGACAACCACCACTGGCGTGCCGAAGCTGAGCGTTACGACGAGTCTGCTCGACAGAAGGGTGCTGAGTTGAACCGTGCACTAGAGGACAACCAGCACATGCAGAAGTCTCTGGCCACTCTCACTATCCAGCTGGAGGAGAATGAACGCATCCGCGAATCTTGGCGCAGCAAGTTTGTCTCTCTTCAAGAGGACATGGGCAGGGCTGCTCGTGAGATTGCTGAAGAAAATGCTCGTCGCATCAAGAAGGACCAGGCTATGCTTGCCAGACAAGAGGTCTTGGATGCTCGACTTCAAGCCGAGGCTAAGACTCGCGAGCGTCTGGAGATCGAGATGGACCGCCTGCAATCAAACGAACGATCCGGTATGCGTGCCAACAACGAATGCGCGCGCCTGGAAGGCATCATTGGTGAGCTGAAGACCGAGAATTACAAGCTTGAGCAGAAGGCTATGCGTTACCAACGTGAGTTTGAGGAGGCCCGTGAATCCGGCCTTAGTGAAGTCAAGAGAACTCGAATGTCTCTGCAAACCGAGATCGACGCcgccaacaaccaagtcaacTACATCCGCGAGGAGCTTGAAGAACAGAACTCCAAGCTTCGTGCCGAGCTTGACAATGTCAGACTTGAGGTCGACACTGCCAAGGCTCAGAATGAGATGCTTCTTGAGGAGGCTGAGAACACCAAGACGGTTGAGCTCCAGGAACTCACTCGCAAGCACCAGAACGAGATAGAGGATCTGCAAACCAGATACGAGCGACGAGTTCACAATGCCCAAGAGGATGCCCACAAGGCTGAGCAACACCTTCTTGAACGTCTCAGTTTGTCAGCCTCCAAGACCGAGCACCTTCAAGATCGCATTCTCCACCTTGAAGACAAGCTTGAGATTGCAAAGcaagccgccgccgccgccgcacAAGCTGCCAAGTCTGCAGGAGTCGATGTGAACGTTCATGTACCCCAACCGAGAAGGGCCACTCGTGATCTCGACCCGCCCGAAAGAATTTCTCCACAGGCTCTTCGTGAATCTATCATGGTCCTCCAAGAGCAACTACAGGCTCGAGAGCAGCGCATTGAGGAGCTAGAGCAGTCGTTATCCAAGACTGATCCTGAAGCCAGCACCAAGATCACTAAGCGTGATGACGAAATCACTTGGTTGCGGGAGCTTCTTGCCGTCAGACACGAGAACTTGCAAGACATTATCGCAGCCCTTCAAAGTGACTCTTTTGATCGCGACGCAGTGAAGGACGCCGCGATCAGACTCAAGGCAAACCTCCAGATGGAAGAACAGGAGCGAGAGAGGGCCATGAACGGTGGCTCTGCGATCAACCTACCCAACATTGCCCAAACAATCCAGAATGCTACGCCTCGAGTGGCACAAACTATTGGGCCCCTGGCGGCTGCTTGGGGCAACTGGCGAAAGGGTAACCGCAGCCAGCCCTCGCTCAGCAGCCTTTCCGGCGTCCTAAGTTCTCCCGCCCCTGGACGAAGAGCCCCTCCCTCGCGCAGTAACTCGACTTCCAAGAACAAGCCCCAGGGTGGCCTCATGACACCTCCCGCTTCTAGCACACGACAAGCACCGCCGGTTGATAACAAGCCCCAGCCTACCGCGTTTGCCAGTACTGGACGTCGCTTTCCATCGCAAAGCCATGCTCCTGGACGAGCACGAGGAGTTTCAAATACGTCATACAGAGCGGAACAAGCCCTCGTCACGCCGCCGCCTGTCGAATCAGAGGATGAGCCTATGACTCCTCCAATGATGCGAACAAGTGGATATGATTCGGATGCACAGCCCGGGGATTTTGATGATAATGATTTCTTCGAGGACTAG
- a CDS encoding hypothetical protein (SECRETED:SignalP(1-22)~TransMembrane:1 (n6-17c22/23o277-298i)), with protein sequence MYGTRLVKLLLVALAVVCVAQASWINLNKIHLNERRVMRRASPSEKSEDALASATIPIDVPSISQAEPDTSAPTDAVDSKSDEPADTASDEPTQATDEPSKASATDAEPTADEPAETTVVDPSPTKASPTTKAAEKSTAADSKPAETSAPSPTEATNDTESTAAASATDENTAAESTKAVASPTTTAANNSKNQNDDTSSTAAGSDEEASSTAAEKDTQTTAKPVTSTHIAVVTRTNDNGDLETMTTTSVSTSTPGLSDGDDDGSSSGMSTKTRNTVIGVVVGIGGAIVVGALGLVAWRIWGRKKHNEEADGLMDFDESNSRPNSNGPYHSVEKTEYNSVGSAGPQRSPFASTLDTYHQPTPVNASSNF encoded by the coding sequence ATGTATGGCACACGGCttgtcaagctgctgctagTAGCTCTCGCTGTTGTCTGCGTTGCCCAGGCATCATGGATCAACCTCAATAAAATTCACCTCAATGAGCGTCGAGTTATGCGAAGAGCAAGCCCTAGTGAAAAGTCCGAGGACGCTCTAGCAAGTGCCACCATACCAATCGATGTGCCCTCGATTTCTCAAGCAGAACCAGATACGTCTGCTCCTACTGACGCAGTAGACTCCAAGTCTGATGAACCTGCCGATACCGCCTCCGATGAACCTACCCAGGCTACCGACGAACCTTCAAAGGCATCTGCTACTGATGCTGAGCCTACTGCCGATGAACCTGCAGAGACCACTGTTGTGGATCCTTCTCCCACCAAGGCCAGCCCTACTACCAAAGCTGCCGAGAAGTCTACTGCTGCTGATAGCAAGCCCGCCGAGACTTCTGCTCCTTCACCCACCGAGGCTACCAACGACACCGAGTCTACTGCCGCTGCCTCTGCCACTGATGAGAACACCGCTGCAGAATCGACAAAGGCAGTTGCTTCGCCTACCACCACTGccgccaacaacagcaagaaCCAAAACGACGACACCAGCAGCACTGCCGCCGGTAGTGACGAGGAGGCGAGCAGCACTGCGGCTGAGAAGGACACTCAAACAACCGCTAAGCCGGTCACCTCTACACACATCGCTGTCGTTACGAGAACCAACGACAATGGTGATCTTGAGACTATGACCACTACAAGTGTGTCTACCTCAACACCTGGACTCAGCGACGGTGACGATGACGGCAGCTCCTCTGGCATGTCGACCAAGACCCGCAACACTGTCATCGGCGTCGTTGTCGGTATTGGTGGTGCCATTGTCGTTGGTGCTCTTGGTCTCGTAGCCTGGAGAATCTGGGGACGCAAGAAGCACAACGAAGAAGCCGACGGACTCATGGATTTTGACGAATCCAACAGCCGCCCCAACAGCAATGGTCCTTATCACAGTGTTGAGAAGACCGAGTACAACAGTGTTGGTAGCGCCGGTCCTCAGCGCAGCCCATTCGCGTCGACGCTGGATACTTACCATCAACCAACGCCGGTAAACGCCTCGTCTAACTTTTGA